The following proteins are encoded in a genomic region of Mycoplasma sp. NEAQ87857:
- a CDS encoding MSC_0882 family membrane protein, producing the protein MQLINKIFKAKNSPPIINTTSNTNTISPIINQNTEQVNTNLSNLKIIYDASDKEWLFSTVKFELKYNLLIWILNLICFITNSIFIGLFFSKVLNYDFSSSIAIFLSILNIVLLATFLKSLLTYIRFKKLYKILSKYKEDNSILESKTSYFFRDYLKLNKTILHLIWINVFIITFYGLFSLIVFGLRNQVWVLGSLDRDFYWKIDWASKLANAFGDVNTFSIINLTSLSVLLVFTIIYIIFANYRLNNIFVVFKNDAINIQSIWLESKKTINRYYFIAYILSLVFIVFLPIIMILYFVLRKFLWRKK; encoded by the coding sequence ATGCAATTAATTAACAAAATATTTAAAGCTAAAAACTCTCCACCTATAATTAATACTACTTCAAATACTAATACCATTAGTCCTATAATTAATCAAAATACTGAACAAGTAAATACTAATTTATCAAACTTAAAAATTATTTATGATGCTTCTGATAAAGAATGGTTATTTTCTACAGTTAAATTTGAACTTAAATATAACTTATTAATTTGAATTTTAAACTTAATTTGCTTTATAACTAATTCTATATTTATTGGATTATTTTTCTCTAAGGTCTTAAATTATGACTTTTCTAGTTCAATTGCTATCTTTTTATCAATTTTAAATATTGTCTTATTAGCTACCTTTTTAAAGTCTTTATTAACTTATATAAGATTTAAAAAGCTATATAAGATATTATCTAAATATAAAGAAGATAATTCAATATTAGAATCTAAAACAAGCTATTTCTTTAGAGACTATTTAAAATTAAATAAAACTATTTTACATTTAATTTGAATTAATGTCTTTATTATTACTTTTTATGGTCTATTTAGCTTAATTGTCTTTGGTTTAAGAAATCAAGTATGAGTTTTAGGTTCTTTAGATAGAGATTTTTACTGAAAAATTGATTGAGCAAGTAAATTAGCTAATGCTTTTGGTGATGTAAATACCTTTAGCATTATTAATTTAACTAGCTTATCTGTTTTATTAGTCTTTACTATTATTTATATTATCTTTGCTAATTATCGTTTAAATAATATCTTTGTAGTATTTAAAAATGATGCAATTAATATTCAATCAATATGATTAGAAAGCAAGAAAACTATTAATCGCTATTATTTTATAGCATACATATTAAGCTTAGTATTTATTGTGTTTTTACCTATTATTATGATTTTGTATTTTGTATTAAGAAAGTTCTTATGAAGAAAGAAATAA
- a CDS encoding DUF3800 domain-containing protein: MDKNDNNIKEYFIYSDESGVLSKTKDIFITSFVIFKNREYKSKAKALFEKKEKKIKKIKKMSNEEELKGFKLPISLKKDLFRTFKDADMFCAEIDIKRVNDDVMSSKANRRRYINWTICIALKRYFALEIKEGNLTKNDKIKIYLNLDNVSTKTSGHYTLYESIIRELFLPVWPNNYKKPIPALFNNIGEIQLKYLNSCHSTFIRMADILANIVFVHKKNEIENKLEMKKFLFPF, from the coding sequence ATGGATAAAAATGATAATAATATAAAAGAATATTTTATTTATTCTGATGAGTCTGGTGTTTTATCAAAAACAAAGGATATTTTTATTACATCATTTGTGATTTTTAAAAACAGAGAATATAAATCAAAAGCTAAAGCTCTTTTTGAGAAGAAAGAGAAAAAGATTAAAAAAATAAAGAAAATGTCAAATGAAGAAGAGTTAAAGGGTTTCAAATTACCTATAAGTCTTAAAAAAGACCTTTTTAGAACATTTAAAGATGCTGATATGTTTTGTGCTGAAATTGATATAAAAAGGGTTAATGATGATGTTATGTCTTCAAAAGCTAATAGAAGACGTTATATAAATTGAACAATATGTATAGCGTTAAAAAGATATTTTGCATTAGAAATTAAAGAAGGTAATTTAACTAAAAATGACAAAATTAAAATATATCTAAATTTAGATAATGTAAGTACTAAAACTAGTGGCCATTATACTTTATATGAAAGCATTATAAGAGAATTATTTTTACCTGTTTGACCAAATAATTATAAAAAACCTATTCCAGCTTTATTTAACAATATAGGAGAAATACAACTTAAATATTTAAATTCGTGTCATTCTACCTTTATAAGAATGGCAGATATTTTAGCAAATATTGTATTTGTTCATAAAAAGAATGAAATTGAAAATAAATTAGAAATGAAAAAATTTTTATTTCCTTTTTAA
- a CDS encoding helicase HerA domain-containing protein, translating to MIQPSSLWNKKISLFNDKILPAKDKVYVLVIALFSFAISFSVYDILSGYIQAIIGGSIFLFLLSLLFKPSNSSERMYVLIYKKIQFLFTTKKYKDNDFLKLKNINDKGQIEIKDQKMYILSLNPFDVWRLKEDEKSLYINAFHQTLAELPRKYTYKFVKVNLANKLEQNKADATKINQNLQANDESIYNIKYDYINQVYQDLQNIETSTVFKNIRYFLVVSGQSNDIDTDINHIKMSFNTSLPFNATIVNDKEYIISIFNSLLNNDIYSIENNKVASKPTDIQIYNEYVKINDKLMTFNILKEFPIELNDDFALNIFNTTNSNSIWTLNKLPEDKIVRMLDRARELQQFNRIDVKSWVKNKQESLEDSAIDLIADEYAYEKTAFFQVNFLEIRYFDEPKELNKIKQEINKRNKNHRITTHFLEYQQLQALKILLFDQALSKYNHTFSSMNLAKTWPMIISYFNDKNSFILAENAYSNDVLFFDNTKKTFKRPSSSMFFIGKTGSGKTTSISKFLNHHIVKNDLIYIIDPNDDYSSIVKRYGGEVIDYADLSNFNLNILEIKNELYVQESFKVENGQRIKVENVVNTPITSLVQFKIEFLSSLFKVMYPNIKDDEILVLEKVIKETFKKHGFFEPDAKLENLKQITLQDVINFLDELNANDLSLEYNKDLYTEEQLVKALKFLDENFNKITGKYRSFNTEQNFNFNGNLISYNLKEIQNKSPEQTKIIMFILSNEIKKQVSMNFEYNKHTYGMENQQDWRHIVIVVDEIHKFLGGASGIFLVQFFFDLIKTLRKFWGLLIFGTQSFKDFELNESLKNMTKQLLEQSQYFFIYKIESEDVEIFQNLMGSGLKLLDHEKRYILQAQAGECMFIPYQGNKHLIRMYYNPIEQKLFFKTKLKKDEL from the coding sequence ATGATACAACCTAGCTCATTATGAAATAAGAAAATAAGCTTATTTAATGACAAAATTCTCCCTGCAAAAGATAAGGTATATGTTTTAGTTATTGCTCTTTTTTCATTTGCTATTAGCTTTAGTGTTTATGATATTCTTTCAGGTTATATTCAGGCAATTATTGGTGGAAGCATCTTCTTATTCTTATTATCATTATTGTTTAAACCAAGTAATAGTAGCGAAAGAATGTATGTTTTAATTTATAAAAAAATTCAATTCTTATTCACTACTAAAAAATATAAAGACAATGATTTTTTAAAATTAAAAAATATTAATGATAAAGGTCAAATTGAGATCAAAGATCAAAAAATGTACATTTTATCATTAAATCCTTTTGATGTATGAAGATTAAAAGAAGATGAAAAAAGCTTATATATTAATGCTTTTCATCAAACTTTAGCTGAATTACCAAGAAAATACACTTATAAATTTGTTAAAGTTAATTTAGCTAATAAACTTGAACAAAATAAAGCTGATGCAACTAAGATTAATCAAAATCTTCAAGCAAATGATGAAAGTATTTATAACATTAAATATGATTATATTAATCAAGTGTATCAAGATTTACAAAACATAGAAACTTCTACTGTTTTTAAAAATATTAGATATTTTTTAGTAGTATCTGGACAATCAAATGATATAGACACAGACATTAATCATATTAAAATGAGTTTTAATACTTCTTTACCATTTAATGCTACTATTGTAAATGATAAAGAATATATTATTTCAATCTTTAATTCATTATTAAATAATGATATTTATAGTATTGAAAATAATAAAGTTGCTTCTAAACCTACAGATATTCAAATTTATAATGAATATGTCAAAATCAATGATAAATTAATGACTTTTAACATTCTCAAAGAGTTTCCTATTGAGTTAAATGATGATTTTGCTTTAAATATCTTTAACACTACTAATTCAAATAGTATTTGAACATTAAATAAACTTCCTGAAGATAAAATTGTAAGAATGCTTGATCGTGCTAGAGAATTACAACAATTTAATAGAATTGATGTTAAATCTTGAGTTAAAAACAAGCAAGAATCTTTAGAAGATAGTGCTATTGACTTAATCGCTGATGAATATGCTTATGAAAAAACAGCATTCTTTCAAGTTAATTTCTTAGAAATAAGATATTTTGATGAACCTAAAGAGTTAAACAAAATCAAACAAGAAATTAATAAGCGTAATAAAAATCATCGTATTACAACTCACTTTTTAGAATATCAACAACTTCAAGCTTTAAAAATATTATTATTTGACCAAGCTTTATCAAAATACAATCATACTTTTTCAAGTATGAACCTTGCAAAAACTTGACCTATGATAATTAGCTACTTCAATGATAAAAACTCATTTATATTAGCTGAAAATGCATATAGTAATGATGTTTTATTCTTTGATAATACTAAAAAGACTTTTAAACGTCCTTCAAGTAGTATGTTTTTTATTGGAAAAACAGGTAGTGGTAAAACTACTTCTATTTCTAAGTTTTTAAATCATCACATTGTTAAAAATGATTTAATTTATATCATTGACCCTAATGATGACTATTCTTCAATCGTTAAACGTTATGGTGGAGAAGTAATTGATTATGCTGATTTAAGTAATTTTAATTTAAACATTTTAGAAATTAAAAATGAGCTTTATGTCCAAGAAAGTTTCAAAGTTGAAAATGGACAAAGAATCAAAGTTGAAAATGTGGTTAATACCCCTATAACTTCTTTAGTTCAATTTAAAATTGAATTCTTATCATCGTTATTTAAAGTAATGTATCCTAATATTAAGGATGATGAGATTTTAGTTTTAGAAAAAGTTATTAAAGAAACTTTCAAAAAACACGGCTTTTTTGAACCTGATGCTAAGTTAGAAAACTTAAAACAAATTACTCTTCAAGATGTTATAAATTTCTTAGATGAATTAAATGCTAATGACTTATCTTTAGAATATAACAAAGACTTATATACAGAAGAACAATTAGTTAAAGCATTAAAATTCTTAGATGAAAACTTTAATAAAATTACAGGTAAATATCGTAGCTTCAATACAGAACAAAACTTTAACTTCAATGGTAATTTAATTTCATATAACTTAAAAGAAATCCAAAATAAATCTCCTGAGCAAACAAAAATTATTATGTTTATTCTTTCAAATGAAATTAAAAAACAAGTTTCAATGAACTTTGAATACAACAAACATACTTATGGAATGGAAAATCAACAAGATTGAAGACATATTGTTATTGTAGTTGATGAGATTCATAAATTCTTAGGTGGAGCAAGTGGTATTTTCTTAGTTCAATTCTTCTTTGACTTAATTAAAACTTTAAGAAAGTTCTGGGGATTATTAATCTTTGGTACTCAAAGTTTCAAAGACTTTGAACTTAATGAGAGTTTAAAGAATATGACTAAGCAATTACTAGAACAATCTCAGTACTTCTTTATTTACAAAATTGAATCTGAAGATGTTGAAATTTTCCAAAACTTAATGGGTAGTGGTTTAAAACTCTTAGATCACGAAAAAAGGTATATTCTTCAAGCTCAAGCAGGAGAATGTATGTTTATTCCTTATCAAGGTAATAAACATTTAATAAGAATGTATTACAACCCTATTGAACAAAAACTATTCTTCAAAACAAAACTTAAAAAGGATGAATTATAA